One window of the Lemur catta isolate mLemCat1 chromosome 6, mLemCat1.pri, whole genome shotgun sequence genome contains the following:
- the LYZ gene encoding lysozyme C, whose translation MKALLLLGLVVLSVTVQGKIYERCELARTMKRQGMDGYRGISLANWMCLARWESNYNTRATNYNPGDQSTDYGIFQINSRYWCNDGKTPRAVNACGIPCSALLQDDITQAITCAKRVVRDPQGIRAWVAWRNRCQNQDVTQYVRGCGV comes from the exons ATGAAGGCTCTCCTCCTTCTGGGGCTCGTCGTCCTGTCCGTCACGGTCCAGGGCAAGATCTATGAAAGGTGTGAGTTGGCCAGAACCATGAAAAGACAGGGAATGGATGGCTACAGGGGAATCAGCCTGGCAAACT GGATGTGTTTGGCCAGATGGGAGAGTAATTATAACACACGAGCTACAAACTACAATCCTGGAGACCAAAGCACTGATTATGGGATATTTCAGATCAACAGCCGATACTGGTGTAATGATGGCAAAACCCCAAGAGCGGTTAATGCCTGTGGCATACCCTGCAGTG CTTTGCTGCAAGATGACATCACTCAAGCCATAACTTGTGCAAAGAGAGTTGTCAGGGATCCACAAGGCATTAGAGCATG GGTGGCATGGAGAAATCGTTGTCAAAACCAAGATGTCACTCAGTATGTTCGGGGTTGTGGAGTGTAA